gcagctactagaaagaaaaattaactccatcctagctgaaaccaggacaatgacagAAATTCATCTAATAAAGTGAAGCAAGGTTGGAACCGAgttccctctcttcttccctcccagaTGATTCTTTAATGGcttccctgtcttccatatgtcTTGACACGGCTTCCAGGAGGATCCATTCCATGGTCTTACTAGGCCCTGAGGTGTGGCTGACTGGTCTGTAGGTCCCAGGGTCCACTTTATTATCCTTTCTAAAGTTGGCTGTGATATTCCCTTTTCTCCAACCTCTGGGACCTTCACCTGACTGCAATGACTTCTCAACGATGAAGAGTGGCTTAGCAACTGCAtctgccaattccctcaggaccctgggatgcatctcatcggGCCCCACAGACTTGTGTATGTTCATGTTCTTCAAATGGTCTCAAAGCTGATCTTCTGTGATGGGAAGGACtgttcccccagtccctgccttgaggttcagggacttgagagaCGTGGGAAGAGAGATTGCCAATGAAAACTGAGTCAAAAAAAgatgttgagtacctcagccttttccacgGCCGTTGTTACTACTTCTCCTGTCATATTattgggggggaagggaggggcacattttctttaatattccttttctgagaaaaaagatttctttacTGCCTTTCTGTAACTTGCTGTTCATGGCCAGGTATTTATGTCACCAGGTCTGGTCCTGACAGGAGAGAGATGCTGATGATAGTAAAATGTTCTCTctgacagaaggagaaaaaatatttcaggagttAAGAACCAAGTGGCCAAGGCAGCCAACCAGGGAATGGGCACAGGGTTCTGTTACGAAGACGGTAAATCTAcagcagagaaaatggagaagCAGGGAATAAGTGGCAAAACACTGCAGTAGCAACAGCAATGTGCATTTTTACTAGGGCAGTTCCATACAACTGAGCGTGAATATGCAGTATGCAGACCCAGTCAATATATGCAGCCTTGGTTTACAAGTGCCAGCATACACTGGTTGCTGAAAGAACAACGGGAACTCTTTTTTTATGACTGGTGCAGGTCCTGACctatgctttgtttatttttattgttttcagtgtttgatgAGAACAATAAccccattattatttttctatatttcattttttccacagCTCCTGGCAGCCCAATCCTGAAATCATTGAAAAGCAAACCCTGCAGTCCTTGGGAAAACCAAGCACTGGGGTTTCACTGATGTCCCAGCAGCAGGCCTGCAGGAATGAACAAAACTTGCACGGGAATGGAAGTGCAAAGAGATCACAAAAACCAATCTGCAAAGTGAAAATCACAATAAAACACAGCTCCAAATCCAGAAGGAGTTGCCTGAAATTGAGTATGAAGAGTGAAAGGCGATCCCAGGAGTCGTCACACTGATGACTTTGTTGTGCTTTGACAACACACGTTCTGGAGAAGAGGGATCTCAAATCCCCACAGAGAAATGTGGTTGGTATTCCCCAGTGCCCAGCACCGGACTGGGTGCATTGTGGTCTAggtcataaaaaaaagaaacttgtggCAGAAAAGCTCTATTGTGTAACCTTGCTAAGTCAAAGGTGTCTAGGCGAAACTCTGTACCCGAACCCAAGCTGGCCCAAATCTCTACTGCCATACAAGCAGCTGAGAACAGGTCTGGTGTTAATGATATTCATATCACACTTAGTTTTGGGGACTCCACACCAGCTGTCCCAACCTTCCTGTCCATACACTATAGCTGTCTCCACACGCAGGTCCTTCCTTTTGAGGACCTGTAAACTTAGTCTTAAAATGTAGATATTTACATCTCACCATTTATTCAGCCCAGGATACTATGAagggctttttctttgctttattcaGCTTAGGGTGCTCACTGCTACCGAGGATATGCAACAACAGCATATCCCTATTTTAAACATCTTTGAGCCTGAACTAACATCTTTCAGCCTTTTGTTGAAGACCAGCTTTCAATTTTCTGTAACAAATGCAGAAGACTTTTTTATAATAGTAGTGGAATAGCTTCACGAAATAAAACTCCAGCTTTGATGTTTTTAAGAATTGAGCCTTTAAGAGAGACCTCTTTATTGTTTTTCAAAGACATACTGAGACTATGCAGAATAAACTCTTACTCTCACATGACAACAATTACAGTAaaagacagacacacacaaaaagcacagGAGTAACAGAACCCACTACCAGAGAACAAAGAGGTAAAGAAATACATGTACAGAAATTACCTGGTTTTGTGGTAATCTGACAGGCAATCTGGCTTTGTGGTGACTAATGCCGATGAAAAATTCTGTAACCCCATTATACAAAAGTGTTCATCAGTACACAGTGATTTATTGGTCTGTGAGGGAGTAACTTCGACAGAATTCTTGCCAGCTTGCTGAGAGTCTGCTCTGCTTTATGTAGACCTTTATCTCACTCATGGATTCATTTGCcgttattttctttctccatttttactTCTAGTGCTGGAACATCACAGACTTTTgatatttatttactttactaAATAAGTaaatctgtgaaataaaaagTTCACcctatggaagagaaaaaaaatgaaaacaggtctTCCTTGTTATAATTTCCAATTCTGAACgcatttttttttaccttcctccAAATTTTCAAGCAGCTTAACATTTAAAATCATAAAGTGGTTACTTGTGTATTCTGTCAAAGCATACCCGCTCACTAAACACcaccttttttttgccttctgttaAGCCACCTCCTCTTTGACCACCAGCTGCTCAGTTGTCCACCTCAAATCATTGCACAGAATTACTGTTCAGCCTGATTCCAATCCAGTTCCCAGGCCAGAACTATTCACAAAAGACAAAATGTGTTTTGTGCCTGAGGTCTTAAAGCTCTGCTTACCATATCACCTGTGTTCCAGGCAGTGGTATTCATGTTCCTTCGAGTCTGTAGGGTGGGAAAATGTCCATGGAGTGAGGGCATTGTAGAAATTTAAGAAATCTGCCGTTCATCTTAGAACATGTATTAGTCTGAGCAGTTTGCAAATATGGAACAAGCTAAGGACATGAAATAGCCTATATAAAAAGTTCAGTAAATAGAAGCTGCATGGCCATGGAGATGTCCTGGGAAAGAAATTAATGCCCAGATATCCAAAAAGGATGTCATACAACAGTGAGATATGTTCCCTTTCCACTGCCATCATAAATCACACGCTTCAACCTCAGCTCAGCAGGTTAGCTAGAAAGTTGAACCACGACAGCAGAGTAGTATCCCCCGATTTTTTCTTAGGATATCAACTTCTCTTACAACCAGAATAGGAAACTGCTCCTAGGAAGCTGGAAAGTGGCCTGTTGAAGATGATGTGGGGCCCTGAGGGACAGACAGTGATCGAACACTGTGGCAGTGACTCAGTAATTCAAGATAAGCTATTTCTGAGGGACAACCAGTGTGGAGTTGTGCATGCTCAGCTGAGATGGGCTGGCATCCACAGGGCTAGCAGTGCACAGGCTAAGGGGAGAGGAGGATGAGAAACAACGAATTAGGGGTACTGACTGATATGCCAGTGTGCAACTGGCATAGCCATGACATTACAGTTGTCCctgaaagctgatttttctcAGAGCACTCTTGCTCTTTGTCACTGTACTCACTTTTTccagttgggaaaaaaattatccaGTGGGTATCTATGCTAAGCTACCCAGCTCAGCTTTACAAGTTTAGTTGGATTTTTTGGTTTGATGTTAATTTTGTCCCTGTACTGGACAAATATCCACTGGAGCCTGTACAGATTCCGTTCAGTGCTCCTGCATACACATACACTTCTTGTTCGTGGTGTAGAACAATCTCTTACACTATTTGGCAGCTATCTCCAGCTAAGGACTATAAAGTCCATTCAGCTGAAGCCACAGCTATGTACTCTTTGCTTGTAATGGTATTTTAGACTGGTATTATTGTACATAGGGCAGTGCTCTCCATTACCACTTGTGTTCAGTAATGCACTGATTTTCTAAATCTCAGCTACTGCAGTAGCCAAGGTAGGTAACTGCTCCAACtgaattttcttaaaaaacagttATAATAATTTGAGGTTTCCCCCTTACCtctcagaaaagggaaagaagcgCCCTGATGCCTTCCCCAAGCGAGCAGGGAGGGTAAGTTGCAACAGGCCAAGAATGAACTGCTGTCATTACTCCGACTCATTCCAGGGGCTGAAACGTTTATTCCAGGGCCGTTCCACCGAGGTCAATTCAATTAGCATGGGTATGTATGATCCAGTTACAGTAGCATGGGCAAAACTGTGTTTTGCCTTTTTGGGGTCAGCTGTAAAAAGATGAGTTAAGCATGAATATCACGTTTGCTACAGCAGCATACATGCTGTTTGACCATACCCAGTCAAAATCTACTCCCCTCTGACTAGTTGCAGCAGGCTGGAAAATCGCAGTTGAGCCACTCTCCTCCAGTCAGAGCACCCAGTTGGGTGAAACCCTTTGAGAATTTGTGGGTGTGACTCCCAACACCCCTTGCTGATGGTAACTCTGAGGGTCTGGCAGGCACTTCTGCATCCCAAACAGGGGCCCAGGCGCGTGAGCTCAGGAATTCGGGCTGAAGGGATATTGCCTGAtaatttcagggggaaaaaaagtgggatATGCATGCAGGTTTGTACGTTATATAGAGGAAGAGGTCATAAACCCAAGCGAGGGGGGGACCCGACCCCGGCGGGTTCCTACCGCTCCCAGCGTCTCCGTTGCCAAAATGAGCCCCCGGACCGGCGGGCAGCACCAAGGGCTTCTCGCAAGGCTCCTCGAAATACCCGTGTCCTTTCGGACCCGGCTTGTCCCGCGACTTCCAGGGAAGGGGCGAGTTTGCAGGGGACAGGAGTGGACTGGGAGTGAAAAAGCCCACGGGAGGGGTAGCGAGCGCGTACCCAGGAAGTTCATAAACCTCTTCCGccgagtggaaaaaaaaaagcggagCGGCTGTTTAACCCGAAAACAGCCGTACACAAGAAAAGCCCGAGAACCGCGGCCAATCTCTGCGCAGCGCGGGCTTTTCGAAACCGGTCCGGCTccggggagcgggcgggcgcgCTTCCGAGCGCGGCTCTTCGCCCCCGGCTGATCGGAGAGAAGCTACGGGGAgctgcagcacacacacacacacagacaccgcccccccccccccgtgagcGCTGCCCGGCTTCCACGGGGACTTCGGGCTCGCACCGATTTCTTGCGGTTAAGGGGAAAGCTGCTTGcacccccgcccgcccggctgTGCTGAAAGGAGCCGTACAGCGGTGAACGCTGCTGCGGTGCCGCCCGGCACCTGTGGGAACAAAAGCGAGGAAGTTTGTGCTCTTATCGGAACCACCTCGATTAAGCAGAAAAGCagtgctgaaaaacaaaactaaagatTACACACACACAACGAACTTAAATAAAGCGTTTCAGCTCTTATTGGGAAAACTGGGGTGGCTCTTAAAAGAGCCGTTGGGTGTATCTGCAAGGCAGACAAGGTTTTTTCGGgaagatttatttcttcttggGCGCCGCCTTTTTCGCCTTGGCTGCTTTGGGCTTGGCCGCCTTCGGCTTGGCTGCTTTGGGCTTCACCGCCTTCGCCTTGGCCGGGCTCTTTGCCGCTACCGCCGCTTTTTTGGGCTTGGCAGCTTTGGTCACCTTCTTGGGGCTCTTGGTCACCTTCTTGGCCGCGGCAGGCACCGGTTTTTTGGCTTTCTTGGGGCTCTTTTTCGCCGTCACCGCTTTCTTGGGCTTCTTGGCCGCGCCGGCGGGCTTCTTCGCCGCCGGCTTCTTGGGCTTGGCGGCGGCTGCCCGCTTTTTGGGGGCTTTCTCCTTCACCTCGCCGGGCTTCTTGCTGAGACGGAAGGAGCCGGAGGCGCCGGTGCCCTTGGTCTGCACCAACGTGCCCTTGCTGACCAGGCTCTTGAGCCCCAGCTTGATGCGGCTGTTGCTCTTCTCGACATCATACCCACCGGCGGCCAACGCCTTCTTGAGCGCGGCGAGCGAGAGCCCCTTGCGCTCCTTGGAGGCGGACACGGCCTTGGTGATCAGCTCGGTGACGCTGGGGCCCGCCGGCTTGCGGGCTTTGGAGCCGCCCGCCGCCTTCTTGGGCTTCTTGGCGGCAGCCGAAGCcttggcgggggccggggcggcggcagcggcgacgTCGGGCGCGGGAACGGGCGCGGTCTCGGCCATGACGACTCCGGCCGTGTCCGCGCGAACAATAGCGGCACCGGCGCCGCCGCCCCCTTTTATAGGAGCGCGGCGGGCGCTGATTggtgccgcccgccccgccccgccccgccgccgcccggcgcccGTTGTGTTTCTTCCCGGTCCCAAAAGGGCTTTTTCTTCCCGAAATTTACTGCCGATGCACCCCGTTTCTtcgcgggcggggagggggacgcCCGTCCGACCAGC
This region of Accipiter gentilis chromosome 34, bAccGen1.1, whole genome shotgun sequence genomic DNA includes:
- the LOC126034515 gene encoding histone H1.11L isoform X1, encoding MAETAPVPAPDVAAAAAPAPAKASAAAKKPKKAAGGSKARKPAGPSVTELITKAVSASKERKGLSLAALKKALAAGGYDVEKSNSRIKLGLKSLVSKGTLVQTKGTGASGSFRLSKKPGEVKEKAPKKRAAAAKPKKPAAKKPAGAAKKPKKAVTAKKSPKKAKKPVPAAAKKVTKSPKKVTKAAKPKKAAVAAKSPAKAKAVKPKAAKPKAAKPKAAKAKKAAPKK